The following proteins come from a genomic window of Geomonas sp. RF6:
- a CDS encoding fimbrial biogenesis chaperone, with protein MKKVFAVMAIPALVGFLILFNAPISAAAPDLMIYPTRVVMSDKVKSAQVDIINTSQTQASYKIGLARKRMTESGEFKDVSDAEPDERFADDVVKYSPRQVTLLPGAGQTIRIMFKPSAEMADGEYRSHLVFAKVASGISQLPEPKEQDPKTLTMKITTNVNISIPVIVRHGQLEAEASIDPSSITLTALQPSQQQVNFTLARKGTRSIYGEVALYRGKEKIAVMDNFAVYVPNSHRKVSMHILEPHQLKPGDAVQVVFTEKGESRPLAEASAVLR; from the coding sequence ATGAAGAAGGTCTTCGCGGTCATGGCGATCCCGGCGCTCGTCGGTTTCCTTATCCTCTTCAACGCACCGATATCGGCGGCGGCACCGGACCTTATGATCTACCCGACGCGCGTGGTCATGAGCGACAAGGTAAAGTCGGCGCAGGTGGACATCATCAACACGAGCCAGACGCAGGCCTCATACAAGATAGGGCTGGCCCGGAAGCGGATGACGGAATCGGGGGAGTTCAAGGACGTATCGGACGCCGAGCCGGATGAGAGATTTGCAGACGATGTGGTGAAGTACTCCCCCCGCCAGGTGACCCTTCTCCCCGGCGCCGGACAGACGATCCGCATCATGTTCAAGCCGTCGGCGGAGATGGCCGACGGAGAGTACCGCTCGCATCTCGTCTTTGCGAAGGTCGCCTCCGGCATCTCCCAGCTCCCCGAGCCAAAGGAGCAGGATCCGAAGACGCTCACCATGAAGATCACCACCAACGTGAATATTTCCATCCCGGTGATAGTGCGCCACGGCCAGCTCGAGGCGGAGGCGTCCATCGATCCCTCCTCCATCACCCTCACCGCACTACAGCCGAGCCAGCAGCAGGTGAACTTCACCCTGGCGCGCAAAGGAACCCGCTCCATCTACGGCGAGGTCGCGCTCTACCGGGGGAAGGAAAAGATCGCGGTCATGGACAACTTCGCCGTCTACGTCCCAAACAGCCACCGCAAGGTCAGCATGCACATCCTCGAGCCGCATCAGCTAAAGCCCGGAGACGCAGTGCAGGTCGTCTTCACCGAGAAGGGCGAGTCGAGGCCGCTGGCCGAGGCGAGTGCGGTCCTTCGGTAG
- a CDS encoding DUF4402 domain-containing protein, which yields MPAHDPTLHRKTVLTLVAGLLLLVLAPSVLWGAPLAVTRNRDLTFGRFVGGGGRSGTVRVDVSGARSATSSVILLTGDSYAPAQFTITANSGTRYTIVLPASLSVTSGASQMTLSQLTASIATSGVVPASGSVTFLVGGTLTVGSTQGAGSYSGTFDVTVLRN from the coding sequence ATGCCCGCCCATGATCCCACACTGCACAGAAAGACGGTGCTGACCCTCGTGGCGGGGCTTCTCCTTCTGGTGCTGGCGCCGTCAGTCCTGTGGGGCGCTCCTCTTGCCGTCACCAGGAACAGGGATCTCACCTTCGGGAGATTTGTCGGTGGAGGAGGACGCTCCGGTACCGTCAGAGTCGACGTCTCCGGAGCCAGATCGGCCACCAGTTCCGTCATCCTCCTCACCGGAGATTCGTATGCCCCGGCTCAGTTTACCATCACTGCGAACTCGGGGACGCGTTACACAATCGTCCTCCCGGCGAGCCTCTCCGTCACGTCGGGAGCATCCCAGATGACACTGTCGCAACTGACCGCATCGATAGCCACAAGTGGAGTCGTTCCGGCTTCCGGAAGCGTCACCTTCCTGGTCGGCGGCACTCTCACGGTCGGTTCGACCCAAGGAGCCGGCAGCTACAGCGGCACCTTCGACGTGACAGTGCTAAGAAACTAG
- a CDS encoding DUF4402 domain-containing protein, translating into MKTQNIFRKLFFIAGCAAIACIVNVNDSHAASATAAANGKVIVPIQILKTGDLNFGSFLAGAGTVVVDNAGARTKTGAVALASSGTAPSAAAFDISGEPSATYSISVPATLDLMNGANKMVATLTNNIGTTGTLSAGGTQTLNIGGSLAVADGQASGAYTASLIVSVDYN; encoded by the coding sequence ATGAAAACTCAAAACATATTCAGGAAGCTCTTTTTCATCGCTGGGTGTGCAGCAATTGCTTGCATCGTGAACGTCAACGACAGCCATGCTGCCTCGGCAACTGCCGCGGCAAACGGCAAAGTGATCGTACCGATCCAGATCCTCAAGACTGGTGACTTGAACTTCGGCAGCTTCCTTGCCGGAGCAGGTACGGTGGTGGTCGACAATGCCGGCGCAAGGACGAAGACCGGAGCGGTGGCTCTCGCCTCCAGCGGGACCGCGCCATCGGCAGCGGCATTCGATATCTCCGGTGAGCCGAGCGCCACCTACTCCATCAGCGTACCGGCTACCCTCGACCTGATGAACGGTGCAAACAAGATGGTGGCCACTCTGACAAACAACATCGGCACCACCGGTACACTTTCTGCCGGCGGCACCCAGACCCTGAATATCGGCGGCTCCCTCGCAGTTGCGGATGGGCAGGCCTCCGGAGCGTACACCGCAAGTCTCATAGTTTCAGTCGATTACAACTAA
- a CDS encoding DoxX family protein, translated as MRYIVPLGRILFAAIFLISGPGHFSSETIGYAAGRGVPLAAIAVPLSGIIAIAGALSVMLGWKTRIGAWLLVLFLVPVTFAMHNFWAVADPMAASMQRIMFLKNISMLGGALLIAYFGAGPCSLDERGRPHR; from the coding sequence ATGAGATACATCGTCCCGCTCGGGAGGATACTTTTTGCCGCGATCTTCCTGATTTCCGGTCCCGGTCATTTCAGCAGCGAGACCATAGGGTATGCCGCAGGACGGGGGGTGCCCCTTGCAGCGATCGCTGTCCCCCTTTCAGGCATCATCGCGATCGCCGGGGCGCTGAGCGTCATGCTCGGATGGAAGACGCGCATAGGGGCGTGGCTCCTGGTGCTCTTTCTCGTGCCGGTGACCTTCGCCATGCACAACTTCTGGGCCGTGGCGGATCCGATGGCGGCCTCCATGCAAAGGATCATGTTCCTGAAAAACATCTCCATGCTCGGCGGAGCCCTCCTCATCGCCTACTTCGGCGCGGGACCGTGCAGCCTCGACGAGAGAGGACGGCCTCATCGCTGA
- a CDS encoding DUF445 domain-containing protein, with protein MQQKRNALRKNKAIALSLMIGAAVLFVIARYHKGSGWEWVAAFSEAAMVGALADWFAVVALFRHPLGVPIPHTAIIPNKKETIAENLAIFIRDKFLATESVVAKLRELNPAQHLATYLMSRGNAQWLAQGITSIISDSLNFLDDERVRQVLRSALNDRVEKFDLSTSAGALIDTLRKDNRHQAVLDDLLQRLGGWLATEEAQGKIATFIDNWLNTDYPLLSRFIPNRDNFAKGAGEKVAGKVNEFIQAVNADPTHDVRQKFDNAVAGFSTKLKSDEALREKIAGLKREAINNAQLTDYVKGLINDLKVWLADDLDRPDSRIQQKMEDLAVAIGNTLSKNSDLKDSINEHLEMMVRNYAETMQKGITKHIAGTVKQWDDRDFVNEIELSIGSDLQFIRMNGTLVGGMIGLLLHSVTLLLK; from the coding sequence ATGCAACAGAAAAGAAATGCCCTGAGGAAGAACAAGGCGATAGCGCTCAGCCTCATGATCGGCGCCGCCGTACTCTTCGTCATTGCACGCTATCACAAGGGGAGTGGCTGGGAGTGGGTCGCGGCCTTTTCCGAGGCCGCCATGGTCGGCGCACTGGCCGACTGGTTCGCCGTCGTCGCCCTCTTCAGGCACCCGCTGGGGGTCCCGATTCCCCACACGGCGATCATCCCGAACAAGAAGGAGACGATCGCCGAGAACCTCGCGATCTTCATCCGTGACAAGTTCCTGGCGACCGAGTCCGTCGTCGCGAAGCTGAGAGAGCTCAATCCCGCGCAGCACCTGGCGACGTACCTCATGTCCAGGGGGAACGCGCAGTGGCTGGCGCAGGGGATCACCAGCATCATTTCCGATTCCCTCAATTTCCTTGACGACGAGCGCGTGCGCCAGGTGCTGAGGAGCGCCCTGAACGACCGGGTGGAGAAATTCGACCTCTCCACTTCCGCCGGCGCGCTCATCGACACCCTCAGAAAGGACAACCGGCACCAGGCGGTGCTCGACGACCTGCTGCAGCGTCTCGGGGGGTGGCTCGCCACGGAGGAGGCACAGGGAAAGATCGCCACCTTCATCGACAACTGGCTAAACACCGACTACCCGCTCCTCAGCCGCTTCATCCCGAACCGCGACAACTTCGCCAAGGGAGCCGGAGAGAAGGTCGCCGGGAAAGTGAACGAGTTCATCCAGGCGGTGAACGCGGATCCGACCCACGACGTGAGGCAGAAGTTCGACAACGCCGTGGCAGGGTTCAGCACGAAGCTCAAGTCGGACGAAGCGCTCAGGGAGAAGATCGCGGGGCTGAAGCGGGAGGCGATCAACAACGCGCAGCTCACCGACTACGTTAAGGGACTGATCAACGACCTGAAGGTGTGGCTCGCGGACGACCTCGACCGCCCCGACTCGAGAATCCAGCAGAAGATGGAGGACCTCGCGGTCGCCATCGGGAACACCCTCTCCAAGAACAGCGACCTGAAGGACTCCATAAACGAGCACCTGGAAATGATGGTGCGAAACTACGCGGAGACGATGCAGAAGGGGATCACGAAGCACATCGCCGGGACCGTGAAGCAGTGGGACGACAGGGACTTTGTGAACGAGATCGAGCTCAGCATCGGCTCCGATCTGCAGTTCATCAGGATGAACGGCACCCTGGTCGGCGGCATGATCGGACTTCTCCTGCACTCGGTCACCCTGCTCCTGAAGTAA